A stretch of the Pygocentrus nattereri isolate fPygNat1 chromosome 29, fPygNat1.pri, whole genome shotgun sequence genome encodes the following:
- the fkbp1aa gene encoding FKBP prolyl isomerase 1Aa, with the protein MGVEVETITPGDGSTFPKKGQTCVVHYVGSLTDGRKFDSSRDRGKPFKFKIGKQEVIRGWDEGVAQMSVGQRAKLTCTPDFAYGSKGHPGIIPPNATLIFDVELIGLE; encoded by the exons ATGGGAGTCGAGGTCGAAACGATAACTCCTGGAGACG GAAGCACATTTCCCAAGAAAGGACAGACGTGCGTCGTGCACTATGTCg GGTCGCTGACGGACGGACGCAAGTTCGACTCCTCTCGGGACCGAGGCAAACCCTTCAAATTCAAGATTGGCAAGCAGGAAGTGATCCGTGGTTGGGATGAAGGAGTGGCCCAG ATGAGTGTAGGACAGCGTGCCAAGCTGACCTGCACTCCGGACTTTGCCTATGGGAGCAAAGGTCACCCTGGCATCATCCCTCCCAACGCCACCCTCATATTTGATGTGGAGCTTATCGGCTTGGAGTAG
- the LOC108426735 gene encoding syntaphilin isoform X2 translates to MSLPANRRPSAGPRRRPAGTATARNSRGDSSISSSYSTSCCKSTESNTIPRSHPATPRRQAKYAACSENHGIRPPAPEQYLTPLQQKEVCIRHLRARLKENVERLQDRDSEIGELRMQLTRMQEDWIEEECHRIEAQLALKEARKEIRQLQQAVEAVRSNLGIRDSDQQDCKSEGVGVGRLGPRYGASRSCGCSPAHTISRSATFTRLSSETSPGTDRNGNIPLDRHIPANRGAATLPRGDGRTHLLLEAALLSEQVPPSPLCSTLSRSSTYEKLCSGETVLPISRPCHAVNNNCSCASHTYLPHHHLFLHLPQDEAPPPPPPLAPTAPASASETSDRPGFRSQACSPTITWISEEEGGGEELSIITSATCAPDVTLAEPQTFSLSSATISPSQISYLAEPLPSENLVDLTSSATSTPTVFTMPQTQQPCPRASPPPQQAPQEVKVVEVREEDGVGGASTEEEDEQEEVPQRSHWSRYFLIDLLAVAVPVVPTLAYLCRGAQREGMPVYHMGSLLRGCCAVALHSLRRVGSTRSRGPTGTGGTTTI, encoded by the exons ATGTCTCTGCCTGCTAACAGAAGGCCCTCTGCTGGACCACGCAG ACGGCCTGCTGGGACAGCCACTGCTCGGAATTCCCGTGGCGACTCCTCCATCAGCAGCAGCTACTCAACATCGTGCTGCAAGAGCACAGAAAGTAACACCATACCTCGCTCACACCCTGCTACTCCCCG ACGGCAGGCGAAGTATGCAGCCTGCAGTGAAAATCATGGCATCCGTCCTCCGGCCCCTGAGCAGTATCTCACCCCGCTACAGCAGAAGGAAGTGTGCATCCGTCACCTCCGCGCCCGGCTGAAAGAGAATGTGGAGAGGCTGCAGGACAG GGACTCTGAGATAGGGGAGCTACGAATGCAGCTCACACGGATGCAGGAAGACTGGATTGAAGAAGAATGCCATCGCATTGAGGCCCAGCTGGCCCTCAAAGAGGCTAGGAAGGAGATCCGTCAGCTCCAGCAGGCTGTGGAAGCGGTCAGGTCCAACCTGGGGATCCGTGATTCAGATCAGCAGGACTGCAAATCAGAGGGGGTAGGGGTAGGCAGGTTAGGGCCCCGGTACGGAGCCTCCAGGTCCTGCGGCTGCTCTCCAGCTCATACCATCAGCCGCAGTGCCACCTTCACCAGGCTGAGCAGCGAGACGTCACCCGGCACCGACCGGAATGGAAACATTCCCTTGGACCGCCACATTCCTGCCAACCGGGGAGCAGCCACTTTACCCAGAGGCGACGGGCGCACCCATCTCCTTCTGGAGGCGGCCCTTCTGTCTGAACAGGTCCCGCCCTCACCGCTTTGCTCCACTTTATCACGCTCCTCCACCTATGAGAAGCTGTGCAGCGGCGAGACAGTCCTGCCGATTAGCCGGCCCTGCCACGCAGTGAACAACAACTGCAGCTGCGCATCGCATACCTACCTCCCACACCATCACCTCTTCTTGCACCTCCCTCAAGATGAGGCCCcgcctccacctcctcctcttgCACCAACAGCACCTGCTAGTGCATCAGAAACAAGCGACAGGCCAGGGTTCAGATCACAAGCCTGCAGCCCCACCATCACATGGATCtctgaagaagagggaggtgGTGAAGAGCTAAGCATCATCACCTCAGCAACATGTGCACCCGATGTCACTCTTGCCGAGCCACAGACTTTTTCGCTGTCTTCCGCCACAATTTCACCCTCCCAGATCTCATATCTTGCAGAGCCTTTGCCCTCAGAGAACCTTGTTGATTTAACATCATCAGCAACATCTACACCTACAGTGTTTACTATGCCTCAGACACAACAACCTTGTCCTAGAGCATCTCCACCTCCACAGCAGGCACCGCAGGAAGTAAAGGTTGTGGAGGTCAGAGAAGAAGATGGGGTGGGTGGGGCTAGTACAGAGGAGGAAGATGAGCAAGAGGAAGTTCCTCAAAGGAGCCATTGGAGCCGCTATTTTTTGATCGATCTGCTAGCGGTGGCAGTGCCGGTAGTTCCAACATTGGCATATCTTTGTCGTGGGGCACAGCGTGAAGGAATGCCTGTGTACCACATGGGCTCGCTTCTACGTGGTTGCTGTGCTGTAGCACTTCATTCCCTTAGGCGAGTCGGCAGCACACGCAGCCGAGGCCCAACTGGAACAGGTGGCACAACAACAATATGA
- the LOC108426735 gene encoding syntaphilin isoform X1, which translates to MSLPANRRPSAGPRSRRPAGTATARNSRGDSSISSSYSTSCCKSTESNTIPRSHPATPRRQAKYAACSENHGIRPPAPEQYLTPLQQKEVCIRHLRARLKENVERLQDRDSEIGELRMQLTRMQEDWIEEECHRIEAQLALKEARKEIRQLQQAVEAVRSNLGIRDSDQQDCKSEGVGVGRLGPRYGASRSCGCSPAHTISRSATFTRLSSETSPGTDRNGNIPLDRHIPANRGAATLPRGDGRTHLLLEAALLSEQVPPSPLCSTLSRSSTYEKLCSGETVLPISRPCHAVNNNCSCASHTYLPHHHLFLHLPQDEAPPPPPPLAPTAPASASETSDRPGFRSQACSPTITWISEEEGGGEELSIITSATCAPDVTLAEPQTFSLSSATISPSQISYLAEPLPSENLVDLTSSATSTPTVFTMPQTQQPCPRASPPPQQAPQEVKVVEVREEDGVGGASTEEEDEQEEVPQRSHWSRYFLIDLLAVAVPVVPTLAYLCRGAQREGMPVYHMGSLLRGCCAVALHSLRRVGSTRSRGPTGTGGTTTI; encoded by the exons ATGTCTCTGCCTGCTAACAGAAGGCCCTCTGCTGGACCACGCAG tAGACGGCCTGCTGGGACAGCCACTGCTCGGAATTCCCGTGGCGACTCCTCCATCAGCAGCAGCTACTCAACATCGTGCTGCAAGAGCACAGAAAGTAACACCATACCTCGCTCACACCCTGCTACTCCCCG ACGGCAGGCGAAGTATGCAGCCTGCAGTGAAAATCATGGCATCCGTCCTCCGGCCCCTGAGCAGTATCTCACCCCGCTACAGCAGAAGGAAGTGTGCATCCGTCACCTCCGCGCCCGGCTGAAAGAGAATGTGGAGAGGCTGCAGGACAG GGACTCTGAGATAGGGGAGCTACGAATGCAGCTCACACGGATGCAGGAAGACTGGATTGAAGAAGAATGCCATCGCATTGAGGCCCAGCTGGCCCTCAAAGAGGCTAGGAAGGAGATCCGTCAGCTCCAGCAGGCTGTGGAAGCGGTCAGGTCCAACCTGGGGATCCGTGATTCAGATCAGCAGGACTGCAAATCAGAGGGGGTAGGGGTAGGCAGGTTAGGGCCCCGGTACGGAGCCTCCAGGTCCTGCGGCTGCTCTCCAGCTCATACCATCAGCCGCAGTGCCACCTTCACCAGGCTGAGCAGCGAGACGTCACCCGGCACCGACCGGAATGGAAACATTCCCTTGGACCGCCACATTCCTGCCAACCGGGGAGCAGCCACTTTACCCAGAGGCGACGGGCGCACCCATCTCCTTCTGGAGGCGGCCCTTCTGTCTGAACAGGTCCCGCCCTCACCGCTTTGCTCCACTTTATCACGCTCCTCCACCTATGAGAAGCTGTGCAGCGGCGAGACAGTCCTGCCGATTAGCCGGCCCTGCCACGCAGTGAACAACAACTGCAGCTGCGCATCGCATACCTACCTCCCACACCATCACCTCTTCTTGCACCTCCCTCAAGATGAGGCCCcgcctccacctcctcctcttgCACCAACAGCACCTGCTAGTGCATCAGAAACAAGCGACAGGCCAGGGTTCAGATCACAAGCCTGCAGCCCCACCATCACATGGATCtctgaagaagagggaggtgGTGAAGAGCTAAGCATCATCACCTCAGCAACATGTGCACCCGATGTCACTCTTGCCGAGCCACAGACTTTTTCGCTGTCTTCCGCCACAATTTCACCCTCCCAGATCTCATATCTTGCAGAGCCTTTGCCCTCAGAGAACCTTGTTGATTTAACATCATCAGCAACATCTACACCTACAGTGTTTACTATGCCTCAGACACAACAACCTTGTCCTAGAGCATCTCCACCTCCACAGCAGGCACCGCAGGAAGTAAAGGTTGTGGAGGTCAGAGAAGAAGATGGGGTGGGTGGGGCTAGTACAGAGGAGGAAGATGAGCAAGAGGAAGTTCCTCAAAGGAGCCATTGGAGCCGCTATTTTTTGATCGATCTGCTAGCGGTGGCAGTGCCGGTAGTTCCAACATTGGCATATCTTTGTCGTGGGGCACAGCGTGAAGGAATGCCTGTGTACCACATGGGCTCGCTTCTACGTGGTTGCTGTGCTGTAGCACTTCATTCCCTTAGGCGAGTCGGCAGCACACGCAGCCGAGGCCCAACTGGAACAGGTGGCACAACAACAATATGA